The following are encoded in a window of Telmatobacter sp. DSM 110680 genomic DNA:
- a CDS encoding YdeI/OmpD-associated family protein yields the protein MTSELTRSFKAPLEAIGTSLRWVVVRVPIDLKKAWPTWKSRRVFGEINGFAFKTALIPASKGQGHLLIVNQKMQAGAGVRAGDRALIKLSPDLGELVVDIPPEFAKILKSDRALKKFFEAMSPSMRKGFTNFIADAKSKETRQKRAEAMAESLMLAMEGEQEPPPILRVQFQRQPQARRGWDLMTPLQRRNHLLGIFYAQTVDGRERRAAKAIESCVAVARRRPVS from the coding sequence GTGACCTCAGAACTCACAAGATCATTCAAAGCTCCCCTTGAAGCCATCGGCACTTCGCTACGCTGGGTCGTCGTCCGCGTTCCCATCGACCTCAAGAAAGCGTGGCCCACCTGGAAAAGCCGCCGAGTGTTCGGCGAAATCAATGGCTTCGCTTTCAAAACAGCACTCATTCCGGCCTCGAAGGGCCAGGGCCACCTGCTCATCGTGAACCAGAAGATGCAAGCCGGCGCGGGAGTCCGCGCAGGCGACCGAGCCCTCATCAAGCTCTCGCCCGATTTAGGCGAACTCGTCGTCGACATCCCGCCGGAATTCGCCAAAATCCTTAAATCCGATCGCGCTCTGAAGAAGTTCTTCGAAGCCATGAGCCCTTCCATGCGCAAGGGGTTCACCAACTTCATTGCCGACGCCAAATCCAAAGAGACTCGACAGAAGCGCGCTGAGGCCATGGCCGAAAGCCTGATGCTCGCCATGGAAGGCGAACAGGAACCGCCACCGATTCTGCGCGTTCAATTCCAGCGCCAGCCCCAGGCTCGCCGCGGCTGGGATTTGATGACGCCGCTCCAGCGCAGAAATCATCTGCTGGGCATCTTCTATGCGCAGACGGTAGACGGTCGCGAACGCCGCGCTGCCAAAGCCATCGAAAGCTGCGTGGCCGTAGCCCGCCGCCGTCCGGTTTCCTAA
- a CDS encoding choice-of-anchor D domain-containing protein — translation MTRNAIQPGTAQNRAGNRVGGLLLATVLLLAVTLTGCLVAGVRVEPRSLVWGSVALGSTGTPMAVTFSNIGSSPISISSIGISGANAGDFAIASKTCGATLASSSNCTVTVNFTPTEPGNREATLTFNHSGFGSSQTVSLSGTATGKISTLTVTPQTLSFGTMNVGSASAVQSVLLQSDGTTTISFASIAITGANPADFSIASNTCGSSLTGSSNCTIGIAFNPTAAGSRTATLVITDSASGSPHQVALSGTGNVPVTGSVTVSPTSIAFPDTSDGTSSAAQTVTLSNSSASTVSLGPVGLSGPNAGDFVIASNACGANLAAAANCTIGVQFKPTSSGSRTATLGVSANGTSLQVSLSGTGTNSSTSGVSVAPTSITFASVAIGSTSSPKSVTLSNGGTSALTISSIAITGANASDFAITSKTCGSTLIAASSCSVTMTFTPSASGTRTADLVFTDSAGNSPQTATLTGTASTSTTLSIAPTNPTVLVNATLQFSANASVTWTATCGTITKAGLYTAPSTAETCTVTATGTGTTPPSVSTSVNVTSGSTSGTLTVYPSSAAVFVGTDQAFQAQLSLVPDANPVTFSVDGVAGGNATTGTITAQGVYTAPSIAGTHVLTVQDSTLGTAATARITVFTDVNVDFGSRSTTLPPISPDIFGTERMDSLHNTADLDLVKAAGMQYARIYAQIPFVFPTNSTANWPAIDSIVQRVSANGVHVMLQMVQTPPWLQPASNPCGAGNPAAMPTDVNAWASLATQYVKHMDENFPGVVTDYEIWNEPNTVALCDAVASRQPDYMKLFAAAAPMMRAQAAADAQASGLPAARVGGPATAGVQSGWVSAMLSDPVISQNIDFLSYHDYLFSNHQTAAQWDTYNGVDSVYQRTQDSGAGPMHSYVFTERLIAAGQQPQGKNLPLYATEYNLNWSFLKNCCANDPTFSPVWNTMYAADMLNSVYNGAPNTPGHMVYFAATAVPYFCLVGEIDANMDCAYPTGSVPQPYPQYFAYQLLGAANYLDLQDGGYMAKTVAPPTLGNGLVVTAFNTKSQDAIVIVNPNQNTLSNVTVNLNNTGLSSAQGTLYQIVNGQSIQSSSVTLQNQSGTSYTTTVTIGPYSVQAISIHN, via the coding sequence ATGACGCGAAACGCGATCCAGCCAGGCACCGCCCAAAATCGTGCGGGCAATCGTGTGGGCGGTTTGTTGCTTGCCACAGTTCTTCTCCTCGCTGTCACCCTGACTGGCTGCCTTGTCGCAGGTGTACGCGTTGAGCCGCGAAGCCTTGTGTGGGGCAGCGTTGCTCTCGGTTCGACAGGAACCCCCATGGCTGTCACCTTCAGTAACATCGGCAGTTCACCAATCTCCATCAGCAGCATCGGAATATCGGGAGCCAATGCCGGAGATTTTGCCATCGCAAGTAAAACCTGCGGTGCCACTCTCGCGTCCTCTTCAAATTGCACTGTCACCGTAAACTTCACTCCCACGGAACCAGGGAATCGCGAGGCCACCCTTACCTTCAATCATTCTGGATTCGGCTCGTCGCAGACCGTGTCGCTCTCTGGTACCGCGACCGGAAAAATCAGCACGCTGACGGTGACTCCGCAGACGCTTTCTTTCGGCACCATGAACGTAGGCTCGGCAAGCGCAGTTCAATCAGTGCTGCTGCAAAGCGACGGCACCACCACAATATCGTTCGCCAGCATAGCAATCACCGGAGCGAATCCAGCAGATTTTTCCATTGCTTCGAATACCTGCGGATCAAGTCTCACTGGTTCGAGCAACTGCACCATCGGCATTGCTTTCAATCCCACTGCTGCGGGATCGCGAACAGCAACACTGGTGATTACGGACTCGGCGAGCGGCAGTCCACATCAGGTCGCGCTTTCCGGAACAGGCAATGTGCCCGTCACAGGCAGTGTCACCGTGAGCCCCACATCCATCGCGTTTCCGGATACAAGTGACGGAACTTCGAGCGCGGCCCAGACTGTCACACTGAGCAACAGCAGCGCCTCCACTGTATCGCTGGGCCCGGTTGGGCTTTCGGGTCCAAATGCGGGTGACTTCGTAATCGCCAGCAATGCGTGCGGCGCAAATCTCGCTGCCGCTGCCAACTGCACAATCGGCGTTCAGTTCAAGCCGACATCGTCCGGCTCTCGCACGGCGACTCTGGGCGTCTCAGCCAACGGCACGTCACTGCAGGTTTCTCTGTCGGGGACTGGAACAAATTCGAGCACGAGCGGTGTGTCGGTAGCGCCGACCAGCATAACCTTTGCGAGCGTGGCGATTGGTTCAACAAGCTCTCCGAAGTCGGTGACATTGAGCAACGGAGGAACGTCCGCCCTCACCATCAGCAGTATCGCCATTACCGGTGCCAACGCATCCGACTTTGCAATCACCAGTAAAACGTGCGGCTCGACGTTAATCGCCGCGTCGAGTTGTTCCGTGACCATGACCTTCACGCCATCGGCTTCAGGAACGCGCACGGCGGATCTTGTATTTACCGATTCAGCCGGCAACAGTCCGCAGACCGCGACTCTAACCGGAACGGCCAGCACATCAACCACTCTGTCCATTGCACCAACCAACCCCACGGTGCTGGTCAATGCGACGCTGCAATTCTCGGCGAACGCGAGCGTGACCTGGACGGCGACCTGCGGCACCATCACCAAGGCCGGCCTGTATACGGCACCCTCCACTGCGGAAACCTGCACAGTGACGGCTACCGGAACAGGAACCACTCCTCCCTCAGTCTCAACTTCGGTGAACGTGACCAGCGGCTCAACCAGCGGAACGTTGACCGTCTATCCAAGTTCGGCGGCAGTTTTTGTCGGTACGGATCAAGCATTCCAGGCACAACTTTCCCTGGTCCCCGACGCAAATCCCGTGACCTTCAGCGTAGATGGCGTAGCCGGCGGCAATGCGACCACAGGCACAATCACGGCACAGGGCGTGTATACCGCGCCCAGCATCGCAGGTACGCACGTGCTGACGGTACAGGACTCCACGCTCGGCACCGCCGCAACTGCGAGGATCACCGTGTTTACCGATGTGAATGTGGATTTTGGTTCGCGCTCCACCACCCTTCCCCCAATCTCGCCGGACATATTCGGTACCGAGCGTATGGACTCGCTGCATAACACCGCCGACCTCGACCTGGTGAAAGCAGCCGGGATGCAATACGCGCGCATCTATGCTCAGATTCCATTTGTGTTCCCGACCAACAGCACAGCCAACTGGCCGGCAATCGATTCCATTGTGCAGAGAGTCAGTGCGAACGGTGTGCATGTGATGTTGCAGATGGTGCAAACTCCGCCATGGCTTCAGCCAGCTTCCAATCCCTGCGGAGCAGGAAATCCCGCCGCGATGCCCACCGACGTAAATGCGTGGGCTTCGCTCGCCACGCAATATGTGAAGCACATGGACGAAAATTTTCCCGGCGTGGTCACCGATTACGAGATATGGAATGAGCCCAATACCGTTGCGCTCTGTGACGCGGTCGCATCGCGGCAACCCGACTACATGAAACTCTTCGCCGCTGCCGCGCCAATGATGCGCGCGCAAGCCGCAGCTGATGCCCAGGCATCCGGTTTGCCGGCCGCGCGCGTTGGTGGCCCCGCGACAGCCGGAGTGCAGTCGGGATGGGTCTCGGCGATGCTCAGCGATCCTGTAATTTCGCAGAACATCGACTTTCTCAGCTACCACGACTACCTGTTCAGCAATCACCAGACCGCTGCGCAGTGGGACACATACAACGGAGTTGATTCTGTCTATCAGAGGACGCAGGATTCCGGCGCTGGCCCGATGCATTCCTATGTCTTTACCGAGAGGCTGATCGCCGCCGGCCAACAGCCTCAAGGAAAAAACCTCCCTCTCTACGCCACCGAATACAACTTGAATTGGTCCTTCTTAAAAAATTGCTGCGCGAACGATCCGACGTTTTCGCCCGTATGGAACACCATGTACGCAGCAGACATGCTCAACTCCGTCTACAACGGAGCGCCGAACACGCCGGGGCACATGGTCTACTTCGCTGCGACTGCAGTTCCGTACTTCTGCCTTGTCGGCGAGATTGACGCGAACATGGATTGCGCATATCCCACTGGCTCCGTGCCTCAACCCTATCCCCAATACTTCGCTTACCAGTTGCTGGGCGCGGCAAACTACCTCGATCTTCAAGACGGTGGGTACATGGCGAAAACCGTCGCTCCTCCGACGCTTGGAAACGGGCTCGTTGTGACCGCGTTCAACACCAAAAGCCAGGACGCAATCGTCATCGTCAATCCAAATCAAAATACATTGAGCAATGTGACCGTGAATCTCAACAACACCGGGCTCTCGTCGGCCCAGGGGACTCTCTATCAGATTGTGAATGGGCAATCGATTCAGAGTTCGTCCGTCACTCTGCAGAATCAGTCGGGCACGTCGTATACGACCACCGTGACGATCGGCCCGTATTCAGTTCAGGCCATCTCAATTCACAACTAA
- a CDS encoding ASCH domain-containing protein, producing the protein MQFTKRLRDGVRSGDITVSVRIWQSPRVKVGGRYAMEEGQIEIDSIEPIGFPDITPELARASGFLGVLDLLKVAKHGGGEKIYLVRFHYIPPSKTRALKPPTLGAPSLRSKGGKTRTPVGH; encoded by the coding sequence ATGCAATTCACCAAGCGCCTCCGCGACGGTGTCCGTAGCGGCGACATCACCGTTAGCGTCCGCATCTGGCAAAGCCCACGCGTCAAAGTCGGCGGACGCTACGCCATGGAAGAAGGTCAGATCGAAATCGATTCCATCGAACCCATCGGCTTCCCCGACATCACCCCGGAACTAGCCCGCGCATCCGGCTTTCTCGGCGTTCTCGATCTGCTCAAAGTAGCCAAACATGGCGGCGGCGAAAAAATCTATCTGGTCCGCTTTCACTACATCCCACCCTCCAAAACCAGGGCGCTCAAACCGCCGACATTGGGTGCCCCATCCTTGCGAAGCAAGGGTGGGAAAACAAGAACTCCGGTAGGGCACTGA
- a CDS encoding DMT family transporter produces MTTNPQPELLRGKAHQPHPSDLAAILSAIGGFTCWVFADSIMKMVGRSALPAYQVIGFLGLFITGFLVAYTLARRDTSALWPQRPRRQLVRSSLDLINNLCVVVALRHVPLTLFYILVFMSPGVITILAAIFIREKPGLRKSLAIAIGFAGVVIAVNPFTSSRQGDWIGYAACMTCVACFSVNMVWSRILTQTESPESLTIFSGVVMAVAGFGSMLWHAEPLTLHLLLALVSMGAFGATGSICFFVALRHTTASNVSQYHYTQLVTGAVVSYLLFHELPTVWMFLGGALIVASGLYIAFLASRSHNIGQICETSSCSTLNTGR; encoded by the coding sequence CTGACCACCAATCCCCAACCCGAACTTCTTCGCGGCAAAGCGCATCAGCCTCATCCCTCCGATCTCGCCGCGATCCTCTCCGCCATCGGCGGATTCACCTGCTGGGTATTCGCCGACAGCATCATGAAAATGGTGGGCCGCTCCGCCCTCCCGGCCTACCAGGTCATCGGATTCCTCGGCCTCTTCATCACCGGCTTTCTCGTCGCCTACACGCTTGCCCGCCGCGACACGTCGGCCCTCTGGCCGCAACGCCCGCGCCGCCAGCTCGTCCGCTCCAGCCTCGATCTAATCAACAATCTCTGCGTCGTTGTCGCACTGCGTCATGTGCCGCTCACGCTGTTCTACATCCTCGTCTTCATGTCCCCGGGCGTCATCACCATCCTTGCGGCCATCTTCATTCGAGAAAAACCCGGCCTCCGTAAATCCCTCGCCATCGCCATCGGATTTGCAGGCGTCGTCATCGCCGTCAATCCCTTCACCTCCTCGCGCCAGGGAGATTGGATCGGCTACGCGGCATGTATGACCTGCGTCGCCTGCTTTTCCGTGAACATGGTCTGGTCCCGCATCCTCACCCAGACCGAATCCCCTGAAAGCCTCACCATTTTCTCCGGCGTTGTCATGGCCGTGGCTGGATTCGGCTCCATGCTCTGGCACGCCGAGCCCCTCACTCTTCATCTACTCCTCGCTTTGGTCAGCATGGGCGCGTTTGGCGCCACGGGAAGCATCTGCTTCTTCGTCGCCCTTCGCCACACCACCGCATCGAACGTTTCGCAATACCACTACACCCAGTTGGTCACGGGCGCCGTCGTCTCCTACCTCCTGTTTCACGAACTCCCCACCGTGTGGATGTTCCTCGGCGGTGCGCTCATCGTGGCCTCCGGCCTCTACATCGCTTTCCTCGCATCTCGGTCTCACAACATCGGCCAAATCTGTGAGACTAGTTCGTGTTCAACTCTGAACACCGGACGCTGA
- a CDS encoding sigma-70 family RNA polymerase sigma factor, whose amino-acid sequence MSTVSAIRSLFVPGAVSAAEEQVRQENLAVAEGLKRQDPGLLDELIVRFQHRLLRYLLFLTGNREMAEDLFQEVWMRVLTRGGQFNGKARFETWLFTIARNLVIDQRRKRTMSSLDELFEAGGEDDRPMAFEVADHEPGPFDRMSNVEDREQISAALLQLDTLYREVLVLRFHEDLSLEEIAKVTRAPLSTVKSRLYRGMASIKPRLERAQARGIEAV is encoded by the coding sequence ATGAGTACCGTTTCGGCCATACGATCGTTGTTTGTACCGGGCGCTGTATCCGCTGCCGAGGAGCAGGTTCGGCAGGAGAATCTTGCTGTTGCGGAAGGACTTAAGCGGCAGGATCCGGGGCTTCTGGACGAGCTTATCGTGCGTTTCCAGCACCGTCTGTTGCGGTATCTCCTGTTTTTGACCGGAAACCGCGAGATGGCGGAGGACCTCTTTCAGGAGGTTTGGATGCGCGTGCTGACGCGCGGCGGGCAATTCAACGGCAAGGCACGATTTGAAACCTGGCTGTTTACGATTGCACGCAACCTGGTAATCGACCAGCGGCGGAAGCGAACGATGAGCAGTCTGGATGAGCTTTTCGAAGCTGGCGGCGAAGACGACCGGCCAATGGCCTTTGAAGTAGCCGATCACGAGCCGGGGCCCTTTGACCGGATGTCGAACGTGGAAGACCGGGAACAGATCTCGGCGGCGCTGCTGCAACTGGACACTCTGTATCGCGAAGTGCTGGTTCTGCGGTTCCACGAGGATTTGTCGCTCGAAGAGATCGCCAAGGTGACGCGGGCGCCATTATCAACGGTGAAATCGCGTCTTTATCGCGGCATGGCATCGATCAAGCCGCGGCTGGAACGGGCGCAGGCTCGTGGCATTGAGGCTGTTTGA
- a CDS encoding zinc ribbon domain-containing protein, which produces MRDPELINTNEDTRLVPVWSMVLAAAVFVLVEYYFWLVFPTTQHHVPPLGLRIYMNVSWGLLAALYFLMVGYVSKDAPRRAMSSRFWMLICFVMPGGIGAVLYFLLRAPLASKCPACGTHVQGDFHFCPQCNYQLTASCGNCFRTVRATDQFCTRCGHELENDQMPARLRLHGLGIRE; this is translated from the coding sequence ATGCGTGATCCAGAACTGATCAATACGAACGAAGATACGCGGCTGGTGCCAGTGTGGTCGATGGTGCTGGCGGCAGCGGTATTTGTGCTGGTGGAGTACTACTTCTGGCTGGTTTTTCCGACGACGCAGCACCATGTTCCCCCGCTGGGGCTGCGCATCTACATGAATGTTTCATGGGGATTGCTGGCAGCACTCTACTTCCTCATGGTGGGATACGTCAGCAAGGATGCGCCACGACGTGCGATGAGTTCGCGGTTCTGGATGCTAATCTGCTTTGTCATGCCGGGCGGTATAGGAGCTGTGCTTTATTTCCTGCTCAGGGCGCCATTGGCATCGAAGTGTCCGGCGTGCGGGACGCATGTCCAGGGCGACTTCCACTTTTGTCCGCAATGCAATTATCAGTTGACGGCGAGTTGTGGGAATTGCTTCCGCACGGTGCGTGCAACAGACCAGTTCTGTACCCGGTGCGGACATGAGCTCGAGAACGACCAGATGCCTGCGCGGCTGAGGCTGCATGGATTAGGTATTCGAGAATAG